One genomic window of Tatumella citrea includes the following:
- the lpxA gene encoding acyl-ACP--UDP-N-acetylglucosamine O-acyltransferase, translating into MIDKTASIHPSSIIEDGAIIGPGVQIGPFCVIGPHVEIGEGTVVKSHVVINGHTRIGKENEIYQFASIGEVNQDLKYAREETRVEIGDRNRIRESVSIHRGTTQGGGVTVVGSDNLLMINTHIAHDCQIGNRCIFANNATLAGHVTVDDFAIIGGMTAVHQWCTIGAHVMVGGCSGVAQDVPPYVIAQGNHATPFGINIEGLKRRGFSKEALHAIRNAYKLLYRSGKTLDEVKPEIEALAKQHSEVQPFYDFFDRSTRGIIR; encoded by the coding sequence GTGATTGATAAAACCGCCAGCATTCACCCCAGCTCTATCATTGAAGACGGTGCCATCATCGGACCTGGCGTTCAGATTGGCCCGTTCTGTGTTATAGGACCTCATGTTGAGATTGGCGAAGGGACTGTCGTTAAGTCGCACGTCGTGATCAATGGTCATACACGGATTGGTAAAGAGAATGAGATTTACCAGTTTGCTTCAATCGGTGAAGTAAACCAGGATCTCAAATACGCGAGAGAAGAAACCCGTGTTGAAATCGGGGATCGCAACCGTATTCGTGAAAGTGTCTCGATTCATCGCGGGACGACGCAGGGCGGTGGTGTCACTGTAGTAGGCAGTGATAATCTTCTGATGATCAATACCCATATTGCACATGACTGTCAGATTGGTAACCGCTGTATTTTTGCGAATAATGCGACTCTCGCCGGCCATGTGACGGTAGATGATTTCGCTATTATTGGTGGTATGACTGCGGTACATCAGTGGTGCACGATTGGTGCGCACGTGATGGTTGGTGGATGTTCAGGCGTTGCTCAGGATGTCCCTCCTTATGTTATTGCTCAGGGCAACCACGCCACACCGTTCGGTATTAATATTGAAGGTCTGAAACGCCGTGGGTTCAGTAAAGAGGCGCTACACGCTATTCGTAACGCTTATAAATTACTGTACCGCAGTGGTAAGACACTGGATGAAGTGAAACCAGAGATTGAAGCTCTGGCAAAACAGCACAGTGAAGTTCAGCCGTTTTACGACTTTTTCGACCGTTCAACCCGTGGAATCATTCGGTAA
- the accA gene encoding acetyl-CoA carboxylase carboxyl transferase subunit alpha, with protein sequence MSLNYLDFEQPIAELEAKIDSLTSIGRQDEKHDINLDEEVQRLREKSVELTRKIFSDLGAWQVAQLARHPMRPYTLDYIRHAFDDFDELAGDRAYADDKAIVGGIARLDGRPVMIIGHQKGRETKEKIRRNFGMPAPEGYRKALRLMEMAERFKMPVITFIDTPGAYPGVGAEERGQSEAIARNLREMSGLKVPVICTVIGEGGSGGALAIGVGDKVNMLQYSTYSVISPEGCASILWKSADKAPLAADAMGITANRLKELDLIDTVIPEPLGGAHRHPEIIAASLKQQLLSDLAELDALSEEQLLDRRYQRLMNYGYA encoded by the coding sequence ATGAGTCTTAATTACCTGGATTTTGAACAACCAATTGCAGAACTGGAAGCGAAAATTGATTCGCTGACTTCAATTGGTCGTCAGGATGAAAAACACGATATTAATCTGGATGAGGAAGTTCAGCGTCTGCGTGAAAAAAGCGTAGAGCTGACCCGTAAAATTTTCTCAGATTTGGGTGCATGGCAGGTGGCGCAACTTGCGCGCCATCCAATGCGTCCATATACCCTGGATTATATCCGCCATGCGTTCGATGATTTTGATGAACTGGCGGGAGACCGTGCTTACGCGGACGATAAAGCTATCGTCGGCGGTATTGCACGTTTAGACGGTCGGCCAGTGATGATCATTGGTCATCAGAAAGGCCGTGAAACTAAAGAAAAAATTCGCCGTAATTTCGGAATGCCGGCCCCGGAAGGTTATCGCAAAGCACTGCGGCTGATGGAAATGGCTGAGCGTTTTAAAATGCCAGTGATCACTTTCATCGATACTCCGGGAGCTTATCCTGGTGTTGGTGCTGAAGAACGTGGTCAGTCTGAAGCGATCGCACGCAATTTACGTGAGATGTCAGGTCTGAAAGTTCCGGTCATTTGTACCGTTATCGGTGAAGGTGGTTCCGGCGGAGCACTGGCTATCGGCGTCGGTGACAAAGTGAATATGCTACAGTACAGCACCTATTCAGTGATCTCTCCGGAAGGTTGTGCATCAATTCTGTGGAAAAGTGCTGATAAAGCCCCTCTGGCAGCTGATGCCATGGGAATTACTGCAAATCGCCTGAAGGAACTGGATCTGATTGATACCGTGATTCCTGAGCCTTTGGGTGGTGCTCATCGCCATCCGGAAATTATTGCCGCGTCCCTGAAACAGCAGTTGCTGAGTGACCTGGCTGAACTGGATGCGCTGAGCGAGGAACAGTTACTGGACCGTCGTTATCAGCGGTTAATGAATTACGGCTACGCCTGA
- the lpxB gene encoding lipid-A-disaccharide synthase encodes MVIRPLTVALIAGETSGDILGAGLIRALKAKHPDIRFVGVAGPLMQAEGCEAWYEMEELAVMGIVEVLGRLPRLLHIRRDLTRRLTALRPDVFVGIDAPDFNIPLEGRLKQAGIRTIHYVSPSVWAWRQKRVFKIGRNTDLVLAFLPFEKAFYDKYDVPCRFIGHTMADSLPLVPDKSAAREKLGISSEALCLALLPGSRSAEVEMLSADFLKAAQILRVRYPALEIVVPMVNARRREQFEQIKSEVAPELVLHLVDGQAREVMIASDAAILASGTAALECMLAKCPMVVGYRMKPFTFWLAKRLVKTEWVSLPNLLAGREVVKELLQDDCQPELLAAALEPLLHQGPERTALLATFTELHQQIRWNADEQAAQAVLELVS; translated from the coding sequence ATGGTGATACGTCCTCTGACAGTTGCACTGATCGCCGGGGAAACCTCCGGCGATATTCTTGGTGCTGGCCTTATCCGGGCTTTAAAAGCAAAACATCCTGATATCCGTTTCGTTGGTGTCGCCGGGCCGCTTATGCAGGCAGAAGGCTGTGAAGCATGGTACGAAATGGAAGAGCTTGCCGTCATGGGGATCGTCGAAGTGCTGGGCCGGCTCCCCCGGTTGCTGCATATCCGGCGTGACCTGACCCGACGGTTGACTGCCCTCAGACCCGATGTTTTTGTCGGTATTGATGCTCCCGATTTTAATATTCCGCTCGAAGGCCGTCTGAAACAGGCCGGTATCCGGACTATTCATTACGTCAGCCCGTCAGTATGGGCCTGGCGACAGAAACGGGTATTTAAGATTGGCCGTAATACCGACCTGGTGTTGGCCTTCCTGCCGTTTGAAAAAGCCTTCTACGATAAATATGATGTTCCCTGCAGGTTTATTGGTCATACCATGGCTGACAGTTTGCCATTGGTTCCGGACAAGTCTGCAGCACGGGAAAAACTGGGAATTTCGTCAGAGGCTCTCTGTCTGGCATTATTGCCTGGCAGCCGGAGTGCTGAAGTTGAGATGCTGAGTGCTGATTTTCTGAAGGCTGCGCAGATACTACGTGTGCGTTATCCGGCGCTCGAAATTGTTGTACCTATGGTCAATGCTCGTCGCCGTGAGCAATTTGAGCAGATCAAATCTGAGGTAGCTCCTGAGCTGGTATTGCACCTGGTTGATGGTCAGGCTCGTGAGGTGATGATTGCCAGTGATGCTGCTATTCTGGCTTCTGGTACCGCTGCGCTTGAATGCATGCTGGCAAAATGCCCGATGGTCGTCGGCTATCGCATGAAGCCGTTTACTTTCTGGCTGGCTAAACGCCTGGTAAAAACTGAGTGGGTTTCTCTGCCGAATCTACTCGCAGGCAGAGAAGTGGTAAAGGAATTACTCCAGGATGATTGCCAGCCTGAATTGCTGGCAGCTGCACTCGAGCCTCTGTTGCATCAGGGGCCTGAACGAACGGCTCTCCTCGCAACCTTTACCGAATTGCATCAGCAAATTCGTTGGAATGCAGATGAACAGGCAGCACAGGCAGTACTGGAGTTAGTATCATGA
- the rnhB gene encoding ribonuclease HII, translating to MTEFIYPQATLIAGVDEVGRGPLVGAVVTAAVILDPANPIQGLADSKKLSEKRRLALFDEIKEKALCWSLGRAEPEEIDQLNILHATMLAMQRAVAGLSVTPDWVLIDGNRCPSLPMKSQAVVKGDSLVAEISAASIIAKVTRDDEMAKLDAVYPEYGFAKHKGYPTAYHLEKLGLLGATPHHRRSFAPVRNVLNTGRN from the coding sequence ATGACAGAATTTATTTACCCACAGGCAACGTTAATTGCTGGCGTGGATGAAGTTGGCCGCGGACCGCTGGTTGGCGCCGTGGTGACCGCTGCGGTAATACTTGACCCTGCAAATCCGATCCAGGGACTGGCCGACTCCAAAAAGCTCAGCGAGAAACGCCGGCTGGCATTGTTTGATGAGATTAAAGAGAAGGCGCTGTGCTGGAGCCTGGGACGCGCAGAGCCGGAAGAGATAGACCAGCTCAATATTTTACATGCCACTATGCTGGCGATGCAAAGAGCAGTTGCCGGGCTTTCTGTCACTCCTGACTGGGTACTCATTGATGGTAACCGTTGTCCGTCTCTACCCATGAAATCCCAGGCAGTAGTAAAAGGTGACAGTCTGGTGGCAGAAATTAGTGCTGCATCTATTATTGCTAAAGTCACCCGCGATGATGAAATGGCGAAGCTGGATGCTGTTTATCCTGAATATGGTTTTGCTAAACATAAGGGATATCCCACAGCTTACCACCTCGAAAAACTGGGTTTGTTGGGAGCAACGCCTCATCATCGCCGTAGTTTTGCACCGGTCAGAAATGTTCTGAACACGGGTCGAAACTGA
- the tilS gene encoding tRNA lysidine(34) synthetase TilS has protein sequence MGQNRGFFGNISLYGFSQVLVAFSGGLDSTVLLHAVAGLRRQQNIAVRAIHIHHGLSRYADQWAEHCRSVCQSLDIPLTVERVKLNTQGLGTEASARHARYAVFADMLKPEEALLTAHHQDDQCETLLLALKRGSGPAGLAAMPAVLPFSGGAIVRPLLAFTRQQLTDYAEYHQLQWVDDDSNSDPAYDRNFLRLNILPLLEQRWPHFPVAVARSAELCGEQEALLDELLQDELGQLITSRNSLPIPPLTEMTPLKRAAILRRWLAHCGAAMPSRNQLAQLWQDVACSREDANPCLVAGNGEIRRYASQLWWVRPVRGLRNNQLEWADRNQPLTLPGHLGQLVSASSGVRIRKPAINEHLSVRFAVTGRLHIVGRDRGRELKKIWQECQIPPWQRGNIPILFYNDEPVCAPGVFVCKQAQPTELSEQECWYLQWLQGET, from the coding sequence ATGGGCCAGAATCGCGGGTTTTTCGGGAATATTTCTCTCTATGGGTTCAGCCAGGTGCTGGTGGCATTCAGCGGTGGTCTGGATTCGACGGTGCTGTTACACGCAGTTGCAGGTTTACGCCGGCAGCAGAATATTGCTGTGCGTGCAATCCATATCCATCATGGTCTCAGTCGTTATGCTGATCAATGGGCGGAACACTGCCGGTCAGTTTGTCAGTCACTGGATATTCCGTTAACCGTAGAAAGAGTGAAACTGAACACTCAAGGGCTGGGCACAGAAGCTTCTGCTCGCCATGCTCGTTATGCAGTGTTCGCCGATATGCTGAAGCCCGAAGAAGCATTATTAACGGCTCATCACCAGGATGATCAATGCGAAACCTTACTGCTGGCATTGAAAAGAGGTAGCGGCCCGGCGGGGCTGGCAGCGATGCCCGCGGTGTTGCCGTTTTCTGGCGGTGCGATTGTCCGTCCGTTGTTAGCTTTTACCCGGCAACAACTGACAGATTATGCAGAATATCACCAGTTACAGTGGGTCGATGATGACAGTAACAGTGACCCTGCTTATGACCGTAATTTTTTACGGTTAAATATTCTGCCACTACTTGAGCAGCGCTGGCCCCATTTTCCGGTAGCTGTAGCCCGCAGTGCAGAGTTGTGTGGCGAGCAGGAAGCTTTACTGGATGAATTATTACAGGATGAACTAGGTCAACTCATTACCTCCCGGAATAGCCTGCCAATCCCCCCGCTTACCGAAATGACGCCCCTGAAACGCGCAGCAATACTGCGTCGCTGGCTGGCACATTGCGGAGCTGCGATGCCATCACGTAATCAGTTAGCACAACTCTGGCAGGATGTGGCCTGTAGCCGTGAAGATGCCAATCCTTGTCTGGTGGCCGGAAACGGAGAGATTCGTCGTTATGCCAGTCAGTTATGGTGGGTCAGGCCCGTCCGTGGATTACGTAATAACCAGCTTGAGTGGGCTGATCGGAATCAACCGCTGACACTACCAGGTCATCTTGGTCAACTGGTGTCTGCCTCTTCGGGGGTTCGGATACGGAAGCCTGCCATTAATGAACATTTGTCGGTTCGGTTCGCTGTTACGGGGCGTTTGCATATTGTAGGGCGTGATCGCGGGCGGGAACTAAAGAAAATCTGGCAGGAGTGCCAGATTCCACCCTGGCAACGAGGGAATATCCCGATACTCTTCTATAACGACGAACCGGTATGCGCTCCCGGCGTATTTGTTTGCAAGCAGGCTCAAC
- the skp gene encoding molecular chaperone Skp — protein MKKLLCAAGLGLALAASSVAAQAADKIAVVNVSNIFQQLPQRAAIARQLENEFKGRATDLQAQERALQAQMQNFQRNASTMKASVRASTEKDIMAKRQAFSEKAQAFEDDNRRRQTEERNKLLTQIQAAVKKVATSEGYDIVIDSNAVAYATDAKDITADVLKQVK, from the coding sequence GTGAAAAAGTTGTTATGTGCCGCAGGTCTTGGTCTCGCTCTGGCTGCTTCTTCTGTAGCAGCACAGGCCGCTGACAAAATTGCAGTAGTCAACGTATCTAATATTTTCCAGCAGCTGCCACAGCGTGCTGCGATCGCCCGTCAGCTTGAGAACGAGTTCAAAGGTCGTGCAACTGATCTGCAAGCTCAGGAACGTGCTCTTCAGGCCCAGATGCAGAATTTCCAGCGTAACGCTTCTACAATGAAAGCCAGTGTTCGCGCTAGTACTGAGAAAGACATCATGGCTAAACGCCAGGCTTTCTCTGAAAAAGCGCAGGCTTTTGAAGATGACAACCGTCGTCGCCAGACTGAAGAGCGTAACAAACTGCTGACTCAGATTCAGGCTGCAGTGAAGAAAGTTGCAACCAGCGAAGGCTATGATATTGTTATCGATTCAAACGCTGTTGCCTACGCAACTGATGCAAAAGATATCACTGCTGACGTGCTGAAACAGGTTAAATAA
- the fabZ gene encoding 3-hydroxyacyl-ACP dehydratase FabZ — MTTEIHTLKIEEILELLPHRYPFLLVDRVEDFEPHKYLRAVKNVTVNEPFFQGHFPGKPILPGVLILEAMAQATGILAFKSVGKLEPGELYYFAGIDNARFKRPVVPGDQMVMEVTFEKTRRGLTRFSGVATVDGKIVCEATMMCARSREA, encoded by the coding sequence TTGACTACTGAAATACATACTCTGAAAATTGAAGAGATTCTGGAGCTTCTGCCACACCGCTATCCATTTTTACTGGTAGATCGTGTAGAAGATTTTGAGCCACATAAGTATCTGCGTGCAGTGAAAAATGTGACTGTCAATGAGCCGTTCTTCCAGGGGCATTTCCCGGGGAAACCTATTCTGCCAGGTGTGTTAATTCTTGAAGCAATGGCACAGGCCACCGGTATTCTGGCATTCAAAAGTGTTGGTAAACTGGAACCGGGTGAACTGTACTATTTTGCTGGTATTGATAACGCACGTTTCAAAAGACCTGTCGTACCGGGAGATCAGATGGTGATGGAAGTCACTTTCGAGAAAACCCGTCGTGGTTTGACGCGTTTCAGTGGCGTTGCTACTGTTGACGGTAAGATTGTCTGTGAAGCAACAATGATGTGTGCACGTAGCCGGGAGGCATAA
- the dnaE gene encoding DNA polymerase III subunit alpha, with the protein MAEPRFIHLHVHSDYSMIDGLAKTGAMVKAAAALEMPAIAITDFTNLCGLVKFYGSAHGAGIKPIIGADFLVASELTGDELSALTVLAANNTGYQNLTLLISKAYQRGYGPQGPVIDRDWLVELGEGLILLSGGRKGDVGKSLLRGNDSLTRQCLEFYQQYFHDRFYLELHRTGRQDEEDYLHLAIELAVEHDIPVVATNDVCFLNSDDFDAHEIRVAIHDGYTLDDPKRPRLYSSQQYLRSEAEMCELFADIPAALANSVEIARRCNVTVRLGEYFLPQFPTGEMSTEDFLVDSSRKGLEERLEFLFPDPTVRAEKRPPYDERLEIELGVINQMGFPGYFLIVMEFIQWSKDNGVPVGPGRGSGAGSLVAYALKITDLDPLEFDLLFERFLNPERVSMPDFDVDFCMEKRDLVIDHVAEMYGRDAVSQIITFGTMAAKAVIRDVGRVLGHPYGFVDRISKLVPPDPGMTLEKAFAAEPQLPEIYEADEEVKALIDMARKLEGVTRNAGKHAGGVVIAPTKITDFAPLYCDEFGQHPVTQFDKNDVEYAGLVKFDFLGLRTLTIINWALEMINARRAKLGEPPIDIASIPLDDKKSFDMLQRSETTAVFQLESRGMKDLIKRLKPDCFEDMIALVALFRPGPLQSGMVDNFIDRKHGREELSYPDIQWQHESLQPVLEPTYGIILYQEQVMQIAQVLAGYTLGGADMLRRAMGKKKPEEMAKQRSVFRDGAESMGIDGELSMKIFDLVEKFAGYGFNKSHSAAYALVSYQTLWLKAHYPAEFMAAVMTADMDNTEKVVGLVDECWRMGLKVLPPDINSGLFPFHVNDDGEIVYGIGAIKGVGEGPIEAILEARNNGGYFKELFDLCARTDIKKINRRVMEKLIMSGAFDRLGPHRAALMSSLNAALKAADQHAKAEAIGQADMFGVLAEKPEQVEQSYASVMPWPEQVQLDGERETLGLYLTGHPITQYLKEIERYVGGARLKDMHPTERGKITVAAGLVLAARVMVTKRGNRIGICTLDDRSGRLEIMLFTDALDKYQHLLEKDRILIVSGQVSFDDFSGGLKMTAREVMDIDEAREKYARGLAISLTDRQIDDQLLNRLRQSLEPHRSGTIPVHLYYQREDARARLRFGASWRISPSDRLLNDLRSLIGSEQVELEFD; encoded by the coding sequence ATGGCTGAACCCCGTTTTATACATCTGCATGTACACAGTGACTATTCCATGATTGATGGATTAGCGAAAACGGGTGCAATGGTAAAAGCTGCAGCAGCTCTGGAAATGCCGGCAATTGCTATTACAGATTTTACTAATCTGTGTGGTCTGGTGAAATTCTATGGTTCTGCCCACGGGGCCGGAATCAAACCGATTATCGGAGCAGATTTCCTGGTTGCCAGTGAACTTACCGGAGATGAACTTAGTGCTCTGACCGTTCTGGCAGCCAACAACACCGGCTATCAGAATCTTACTTTACTGATCTCTAAAGCTTATCAGCGTGGTTATGGTCCTCAGGGGCCGGTGATCGATCGCGACTGGCTGGTGGAATTAGGTGAAGGTTTGATTCTGCTGTCCGGTGGGCGTAAAGGTGATGTTGGTAAAAGTCTATTACGCGGTAATGATAGTCTGACACGGCAGTGTCTTGAATTTTATCAGCAATATTTTCATGACCGTTTCTATCTTGAATTGCATCGTACCGGCCGCCAGGATGAGGAAGATTATCTGCATCTGGCCATAGAGCTGGCCGTTGAACATGATATTCCGGTAGTTGCCACCAATGATGTCTGTTTTCTGAATAGCGATGATTTTGATGCGCATGAAATCCGCGTGGCTATTCACGATGGCTACACCCTGGATGACCCCAAACGCCCTCGTCTTTACAGCTCACAACAATATCTGCGCAGTGAAGCAGAAATGTGCGAGTTGTTTGCCGACATTCCTGCTGCACTGGCAAACAGCGTTGAAATTGCCAGACGCTGTAATGTAACTGTCAGACTGGGTGAGTACTTTTTGCCCCAGTTTCCAACCGGGGAAATGAGCACCGAAGACTTCCTGGTAGACAGTTCACGTAAAGGATTAGAAGAACGGCTTGAATTTCTGTTTCCGGACCCGACTGTACGTGCTGAAAAAAGACCTCCCTATGATGAGCGCCTGGAAATTGAACTGGGGGTTATCAACCAGATGGGATTCCCGGGCTACTTCCTCATCGTTATGGAATTTATACAGTGGTCGAAGGATAACGGCGTACCGGTCGGTCCTGGAAGGGGATCCGGAGCAGGATCATTGGTCGCTTATGCACTGAAAATCACCGATCTTGATCCGCTGGAATTTGATCTGCTGTTCGAACGTTTTCTGAACCCTGAACGTGTATCTATGCCAGATTTCGATGTCGATTTCTGTATGGAAAAACGTGATCTGGTTATTGATCATGTTGCGGAAATGTACGGTCGTGATGCGGTTTCGCAGATCATCACTTTCGGTACGATGGCTGCAAAAGCGGTTATCCGGGATGTGGGCAGGGTGCTGGGCCATCCTTATGGATTCGTCGATCGGATCTCTAAACTGGTTCCTCCGGATCCGGGAATGACGCTGGAAAAAGCTTTTGCAGCAGAACCTCAGTTGCCGGAAATATACGAGGCTGACGAAGAAGTCAAAGCGCTGATCGACATGGCGCGTAAGCTGGAAGGCGTCACCCGTAATGCCGGTAAACATGCCGGTGGTGTGGTAATTGCACCGACCAAAATTACGGATTTTGCTCCCTTATATTGCGATGAGTTCGGGCAGCATCCGGTCACACAGTTTGATAAAAATGATGTCGAATATGCCGGGCTGGTGAAGTTCGACTTCCTCGGTCTGCGTACCCTGACTATCATTAACTGGGCATTGGAAATGATCAATGCCAGGCGTGCAAAGTTGGGCGAACCGCCGATCGATATCGCGTCTATTCCGCTGGACGACAAGAAAAGTTTTGATATGTTGCAACGGTCGGAAACTACGGCTGTTTTCCAGCTCGAATCCCGGGGCATGAAAGACCTGATAAAACGTCTGAAACCGGACTGTTTTGAAGATATGATCGCGCTGGTGGCATTGTTCCGTCCGGGGCCCCTGCAATCCGGGATGGTAGATAACTTTATTGACCGTAAACATGGCCGTGAAGAGTTGTCCTATCCGGATATTCAGTGGCAGCATGAGTCACTGCAACCGGTGCTGGAGCCCACCTATGGCATTATCCTGTATCAGGAACAGGTAATGCAGATTGCCCAGGTTCTGGCCGGCTATACCCTTGGTGGAGCAGATATGCTGCGCCGTGCGATGGGTAAAAAGAAACCGGAAGAGATGGCTAAGCAGCGATCGGTATTTCGTGACGGTGCAGAGTCGATGGGAATTGACGGTGAGTTGTCGATGAAAATCTTTGACCTGGTAGAGAAATTTGCCGGTTACGGATTTAACAAATCTCACTCAGCTGCCTATGCTTTAGTGTCCTACCAGACCTTATGGCTGAAAGCCCATTACCCGGCAGAGTTTATGGCGGCAGTAATGACCGCGGATATGGATAACACCGAAAAGGTGGTGGGGCTGGTAGATGAATGCTGGCGTATGGGGCTTAAAGTTCTGCCGCCGGATATTAACTCCGGATTGTTCCCGTTCCATGTCAACGATGACGGTGAAATCGTTTACGGTATTGGTGCAATAAAAGGTGTCGGGGAAGGGCCGATAGAGGCGATTCTCGAAGCACGAAACAATGGTGGCTACTTTAAAGAGTTATTTGACCTGTGCGCCAGAACAGATATTAAAAAAATAAATCGCCGGGTGATGGAAAAACTGATAATGTCCGGAGCCTTTGATCGGTTGGGGCCTCATCGTGCTGCATTGATGAGCTCCCTGAATGCAGCATTAAAGGCTGCCGATCAGCATGCGAAAGCTGAGGCGATTGGCCAGGCGGATATGTTTGGTGTACTGGCTGAAAAACCTGAACAGGTGGAACAGTCTTATGCCAGTGTGATGCCTTGGCCGGAACAGGTGCAGCTGGATGGTGAACGGGAAACGTTAGGATTGTACCTGACAGGTCACCCGATCACCCAGTACCTGAAAGAAATTGAGCGCTATGTCGGGGGGGCGCGTCTTAAAGATATGCACCCGACAGAACGTGGTAAGATAACCGTTGCTGCCGGATTAGTTCTGGCTGCACGAGTTATGGTGACCAAACGAGGTAATCGTATTGGCATCTGTACTCTGGATGATCGTTCCGGTCGTCTGGAGATCATGCTTTTCACTGATGCGCTTGATAAATACCAGCATTTGCTGGAAAAAGATCGTATTCTGATCGTTAGCGGACAAGTCAGCTTTGATGACTTCAGTGGCGGACTGAAAATGACTGCCAGGGAAGTTATGGATATTGACGAAGCCCGGGAAAAATATGCCCGTGGTCTTGCTATCTCGCTGACGGACAGGCAAATTGATGACCAGCTTTTAAACCGTCTCCGTCAGTCCCTGGAGCCACATCGTTCGGGGACCATTCCGGTACATCTCTACTATCAGAGAGAGGATGCTCGGGCCAGGTTACGCTTTGGTGCATCGTGGCGAATCTCGCCCAGTGATCGTCTGCTAAACGATTTGCGTTCGTTGATAGGATCGGAGCAGGTGGAACTGGAGTTTGACTAA
- a CDS encoding VOC family protein has translation MPGLKSINHIAIIASDYPSSRAFYCDILGFTLLQETYREARDSWKGDLSLNGEYLIELFSFPSAPPRPSFPEAIGLRHLAFNVDDIEASVAELKQRGVECEPIRIDPITGKPFTFFADPDGLPLELCQN, from the coding sequence GTGCCCGGACTAAAAAGTATCAATCATATTGCCATTATTGCTTCTGACTACCCGTCGAGCAGGGCATTTTACTGCGATATCCTGGGGTTTACTCTGTTACAGGAAACTTACCGTGAAGCGAGAGACTCCTGGAAAGGTGACCTGAGCCTGAACGGAGAGTATCTTATTGAGTTGTTTTCATTTCCTTCAGCGCCCCCGCGTCCCAGTTTTCCGGAAGCTATTGGCTTACGCCATCTGGCCTTCAATGTAGATGATATTGAAGCCTCAGTCGCGGAGTTAAAACAGCGGGGGGTGGAATGTGAGCCGATCCGGATAGATCCGATTACCGGTAAACCATTCACTTTTTTTGCCGATCCTGATGGTCTGCCACTGGAACTTTGCCAGAACTGA
- the lpxD gene encoding UDP-3-O-(3-hydroxymyristoyl)glucosamine N-acyltransferase: MSSIRLADLAQQLDAELHGDGDIAISGIASMQSAVPGKITFLANSRYREQLAHCKADAVVLTEADLEWCHSAALVVKDPYLTYARMAQILDSTPSPAENIAPGAVISPAAKLGSNVSVGANAVIESGVELGDNVVIGAGCFIGKNTRIGAGTKLWANVSVYHEVVIGQQCLVQSGTVIGADGFGYANDRGNWVKIPQLGSVIIGDRVEIGACTTIDRGALDNTQIGNGVIIDNQCQIAHNVIIGDNTAVAGGVIMAGSLKIGRYCMIGGASVINGHMEICDKVTVTGMGMVMRPITESGVYSSGIPLQANKVWRKTAALVMNIDDMSKRLKAIERKVGKDN; encoded by the coding sequence ATGTCATCTATTCGACTGGCTGACTTAGCTCAGCAGTTAGATGCAGAATTGCACGGAGATGGTGATATCGCCATCTCCGGCATTGCTTCTATGCAATCTGCAGTCCCCGGGAAAATTACATTTCTGGCAAACAGTCGCTACCGCGAGCAACTTGCGCACTGCAAAGCAGATGCTGTGGTGCTGACGGAAGCCGATCTGGAATGGTGTCATAGTGCGGCGTTGGTGGTAAAAGATCCCTATCTGACATATGCCCGTATGGCTCAGATCCTCGACAGTACCCCTTCTCCTGCAGAAAATATTGCACCTGGTGCGGTAATTTCACCTGCCGCGAAACTGGGCTCAAATGTTTCAGTGGGCGCAAATGCCGTGATTGAATCAGGCGTTGAGCTGGGTGATAACGTGGTTATCGGTGCTGGCTGCTTTATTGGTAAGAATACCCGCATCGGTGCAGGGACAAAACTCTGGGCAAATGTGTCGGTCTACCATGAAGTTGTGATTGGTCAGCAATGTCTGGTGCAGTCCGGGACAGTGATTGGTGCCGACGGTTTCGGCTACGCCAACGACCGGGGCAACTGGGTTAAAATCCCTCAACTCGGTTCAGTCATTATCGGTGACCGTGTAGAAATCGGTGCCTGTACCACAATTGACCGCGGAGCGCTGGATAACACTCAGATTGGTAATGGTGTTATCATAGATAACCAATGCCAGATTGCACACAATGTTATAATTGGTGACAATACAGCAGTCGCTGGTGGTGTTATCATGGCCGGTAGCCTGAAAATTGGTCGTTACTGCATGATTGGCGGCGCCAGTGTGATTAATGGTCATATGGAGATTTGTGATAAAGTCACCGTCACTGGTATGGGAATGGTGATGCGACCTATCACTGAATCCGGGGTTTACTCTTCCGGGATACCTCTTCAGGCGAACAAAGTCTGGCGCAAAACAGCTGCGCTGGTAATGAATATCGATGATATGAGTAAACGACTGAAGGCCATCGAGCGTAAAGTCGGTAAAGATAACTAA